The following coding sequences lie in one Metallumcola ferriviriculae genomic window:
- a CDS encoding putative immunity protein: MPKARKMLSDWNTPYIQSLMKLIETQSKATLAIWAVDYSEQVILPLWRKYYLNDVRPQNALNAAREWLSGIIKLPQAKSKILECHAAAREANGNPVAQAAARAIGQCTSTIHSARHCIGLAFYGALAVAYDRLGTDAPWEQIEQCAAEECGRMEAALRAVAVEDEPNPAKIDWKC, encoded by the coding sequence ATGCCAAAAGCAAGAAAGATGTTAAGTGACTGGAATACACCGTATATTCAATCGCTTATGAAATTAATTGAAACGCAGAGCAAGGCAACCCTTGCGATTTGGGCAGTTGATTATTCCGAGCAGGTAATATTACCTCTGTGGCGCAAGTACTATCTGAATGATGTGCGCCCGCAAAATGCTTTAAATGCCGCCCGCGAGTGGCTGTCAGGTATAATTAAATTGCCGCAGGCAAAATCGAAAATCCTCGAGTGTCATGCGGCCGCCCGCGAAGCAAACGGAAATCCTGTTGCGCAGGCGGCGGCGAGGGCAATTGGTCAATGCACATCGACCATCCATTCGGCACGGCATTGCATCGGGCTTGCCTTTTATGGAGCACTGGCGGTCGCTTATGACCGGCTCGGGACTGACGCACCATGGGAACAAATCGAGCAATGTGCCGCCGAAGAGTGCGGACGTATGGAAGCCGCACTTCGCGCTGTTGCCGTGGAGGATGAGCCAAATCCGGCGAAAATTGACTGGAAATGCTGA
- a CDS encoding RCC1 domain-containing protein — protein MGKYTRVHYGTLAAGRRHTVGLKTDGTVTVVGDNNYGQCDVSGWCDIVAVAAGKVHMATNTGNAHTIGLKSDGTVVAMGWNKHGQCDVNDWHDIVAVAAGWRRTIGAKSDGTVVAVGRNNENQCNVSENKAGQCDVSRWRDIVAIAVGSSHTIGLKSDGTVMAVGWNEYGQCNVSDWYDIVAVAAGCAHTIGLKLDGTVVAVGDNESGQCDVGGWCGIQLPDN, from the coding sequence ATGGGCAAATATACAAGAGTACATTATGGTACATTAGCGGCAGGCCGTCGTCATACCGTTGGTCTTAAAACTGACGGAACGGTGACGGTTGTGGGTGATAATAATTATGGCCAATGTGATGTAAGCGGGTGGTGCGATATTGTGGCAGTCGCGGCTGGGAAGGTTCATATGGCGACGAACACGGGTAATGCTCATACAATCGGACTTAAATCTGACGGTACTGTAGTGGCTATGGGTTGGAATAAGCATGGCCAATGCGATGTAAACGACTGGCACGATATTGTTGCGGTTGCGGCGGGTTGGCGTCGTACCATTGGCGCTAAATCTGATGGCACGGTGGTTGCTGTTGGGCGAAATAATGAAAACCAATGCAATGTAAGCGAAAATAAGGCAGGGCAATGCGACGTGAGTCGCTGGCGTGATATTGTGGCGATAGCGGTGGGTAGTAGTCATACAATCGGCCTTAAATCGGATGGTACTGTGATGGCTGTTGGCTGGAATGAGTATGGTCAATGCAATGTAAGTGACTGGTACGATATTGTAGCAGTAGCGGCGGGGTGCGCTCATACTATCGGCCTTAAATTGGACGGCACGGTGGTAGCTGTAGGTGATAATGAATCTGGTCAATGCGATGTAGGCGGTTGGTGTGGCATCCAACTACCCGACAATTAG
- a CDS encoding MBL fold metallo-hydrolase, producing the protein MRTYNIPIKHTKCFLVKIDDFYLAIDAGWPGCIHEYVGKLKTLNINPQKIKYLIVTHFHPDHAGLVENIKKSGTRLILFKHQIPYIQVMEKMIRKYRSYQLRHEFKSCPEH; encoded by the coding sequence ATGCGGACTTATAATATTCCTATTAAACATACAAAATGTTTTTTGGTAAAAATAGATGATTTTTACCTTGCAATAGATGCAGGTTGGCCAGGCTGCATCCATGAATATGTGGGAAAATTAAAAACTCTTAATATTAACCCGCAGAAAATAAAATATCTAATCGTAACACACTTTCACCCTGATCATGCAGGCCTGGTAGAAAATATTAAAAAATCCGGAACTCGTTTAATTTTGTTTAAGCATCAAATACCTTATATTCAGGTTATGGAAAAAATGATCAGGAAGTACCGATCCTATCAACTTAGACATGAATTCAAATCTTGTCCTGAGCATTGA
- a CDS encoding IS3 family transposase (programmed frameshift): MGRRKFTAEFKTKIVLELLKEEKQIGELAAEHELSPNQLRNWKKEFLENAPQVFSQSKQEKELRAQEKALDEERTELMAKVGQLTIENDWLKKKNLKKFLGSTGRLSLVSKNNKLPVNRQCQLLEINRTSFYYTPKEPDRERENMIKNRLDYWHTKMPYLGVRKLRKKLQNEDHIKVGRKLIKRYMDEMGIYAVYPKPNLSKRNKQHKIYPYLLRNLDINRANQVWAIDITYIKMGRSHMYLTAVIDWYSRYIVGWELSDTLDTAPVLAAVKEAINRYGTPEIINSDQGSQFTSADYTEYLKSVNIRQSMDGKARWIDNVIIERWFRSLKTEQIYTHEYLTPRDLRIGIREYIQEYNTERPHQTHDYLTPQEVYQGISKAA, from the exons ATGGGAAGACGAAAATTTACAGCCGAATTCAAAACTAAAATCGTACTGGAGCTACTCAAAGAAGAAAAACAGATAGGCGAACTTGCAGCCGAACATGAGTTAAGCCCCAATCAACTGCGCAACTGGAAAAAAGAGTTTTTAGAGAATGCACCACAGGTGTTCTCACAAAGCAAACAAGAAAAAGAGCTTCGTGCCCAAGAAAAAGCACTGGACGAAGAAAGAACCGAATTAATGGCAAAAGTCGGTCAACTCACTATTGAGAATGACTGGCTCAA AAAAAAAAATCTAAAGAAGTTCTTGGGGTCGACTGGGAGACTAAGTCTGGTTTCAAAAAATAACAAACTGCCGGTTAATCGGCAATGCCAGTTACTTGAGATCAATAGAACCAGTTTTTATTACACACCTAAAGAACCTGACAGAGAGCGCGAAAATATGATTAAAAACAGGCTTGATTACTGGCATACCAAGATGCCATATCTAGGGGTTAGGAAGCTTCGCAAAAAGCTACAGAATGAAGACCACATTAAGGTTGGCCGTAAGTTAATTAAACGCTATATGGACGAAATGGGAATATATGCGGTCTATCCTAAACCCAACCTGTCAAAGCGTAATAAGCAGCACAAAATCTATCCTTACCTGTTAAGAAACCTAGATATTAATCGGGCAAACCAGGTTTGGGCCATTGACATTACCTACATTAAGATGGGCAGAAGTCATATGTATCTAACAGCCGTCATCGACTGGTATAGTCGTTACATAGTAGGCTGGGAACTATCAGATACTTTGGACACCGCACCGGTGTTAGCAGCAGTTAAAGAAGCTATCAACAGATACGGCACGCCGGAAATTATCAACAGCGATCAGGGGTCTCAGTTCACAAGCGCTGATTACACAGAATATTTAAAGAGCGTGAACATCAGACAAAGCATGGACGGCAAGGCCCGTTGGATTGATAATGTTATCATAGAGCGATGGTTTAGAAGTCTAAAAACCGAACAAATCTACACACATGAATATCTAACACCTAGAGACCTAAGGATCGGTATTAGAGAATATATCCAGGAATATAATACAGAACGGCCGCATCAAACCCATGACTACCTAACCCCTCAAGAAGTCTATCAGGGGATAAGCAAAGCAGCCTAA
- a CDS encoding ATP-binding protein: MATNSTAGIGDPYWYEWSIGLLHALDMLNPDNNIKHVILQANDLQGLDDVVVVYNNDDASCIQIKHTRESDSITFGDMVYKTESKKSLLNSMCSDWQNAQEKGYVSCKAILYTNRKIGVYKSSGVDNENVKYERPPLKGFLELINTQLTDITTLSEIEVPARWETAWKIWKEEINSLNTDDKKLNFLRTLDIKTNQDELDEIIDKISDKLSKYFKVHIRVAKQLDQKLCAALRKWTTTVRDKQEITREDLFEALSLYGDKIQGEHDLKTCEPFFSSRIDFTNELERKLVDREAPVIFLYGDPGSGKTNIVSHLANKSDSVITLRFHAFKPLSADDLYLSADKGISDPRALWGNFLVELRNLFTGKLSKYNVPVTNELLESIDDLRNEVLRLSQILADETGNTTVIAIDGIDHAARSGNTNTFLTTLVPPNGVPENVTFLISGQPIMQYDAYPDWLSNKDTVLHIEVPPINENDIKQLFLNVNQNFPPEGIDFAVKIINKAVSGNTLSAVFAVYEVAHCSNLDELETKLNESGISSGIQSYYEYIWKETKTQLPGEIFYIDTLLAGTLALINKKITPILLTDIFKDENIPELAWKAVLNRLYPIVIRENNEYRVFHNDVRIYLDNYIKRDPDNFVTISSRLADYFLTRGDDIKLKHEIGFQLLQYAKRESDFIKFYDENYIVEAIKYKRPMTELFEQLKITLLSMRELRDFKTVLSLSCAVDTLFQYQASLQWEDKIHEDDSELPVALRNEKKVLNRKLFNTSIVTNVLLEAKTLIQFKEVERAKSMLFRWFGNLTPDELVLLLNNNNTEKPEDGVPIQAQRNKDIEQILKMWGEISRVTGINFAGLDKSEATENSGKYRAIFTSGWLNEGRKYLSDDQIEYTLKNIEVYFKADFDEFFIELIENDKIEAIENILEKHPIEKMSCHVQVKLSSWAILHKKEKMAEKCIRKVLEQRFKFLVIEESERYNEKIFESFARITFILSYYGQAEHKTVNEGIISFREGKLTYKDRGYYSAFNLLESSRFFGFLVSTIFDNKEGIIGQDDFRAFVDQIFDRKEPVGNIEIGGPAAQEFLLKGIISIDHLLTSSLKKELVNLIIRNVRVIETLKNIDIWWNYLKVNNQEEALKDVFNHWMGEQGLIWNQELYELHWISSIFIPKALDMGWTEEANVIKSMLETKLVGYVGRKEYSLYTPLKWYNGLDVANKPYWETIGLKLLNISDYASKTGDNRAAVYIYAAVAASAGHFGAKSLWEFALSNQYWDRGWVQTVFDGIIASLEHDNFSEEELLSLWSIATDVFYVSKSPKPYDSENEIRCAYISDVRRTIELAASRLGYVDIGEKMKEIAELEYSQERSDISYTALIIPERWYSKSDVNTTAAKFIDEVGEKTCSEALELLKWKCVNEKNTFRWDFAIGLIKKVELTSTENILDYVQEIIDLLVHERKAPDWEYDGADRLFEIIFPYLTQDQTKALLNDIIDHYFENNIYSEDSKLYALHNDLNHFSFNFYSKLSQEEKVEGLNRILEMHSNWITGYGNIKFPITYIKMNEESENFTWKDFCIKFIARINEQL; the protein is encoded by the coding sequence CTGATAATAATATTAAACATGTAATTCTCCAAGCAAATGATCTGCAAGGATTAGATGATGTTGTTGTGGTCTACAACAACGATGATGCAAGTTGCATACAAATTAAACATACACGAGAATCAGATTCGATCACATTTGGAGATATGGTTTATAAAACTGAAAGCAAAAAGTCTCTCTTAAATTCAATGTGTAGTGATTGGCAAAATGCACAAGAAAAAGGGTATGTTAGCTGCAAAGCGATTTTATATACTAATAGAAAAATAGGAGTATATAAGAGTAGCGGAGTTGATAATGAAAACGTAAAGTATGAGAGACCACCATTAAAAGGGTTCTTGGAATTAATTAATACTCAGTTGACAGATATAACCACTTTGTCAGAAATAGAAGTTCCAGCTAGATGGGAGACGGCGTGGAAAATTTGGAAAGAAGAAATAAACTCGCTTAATACTGATGACAAAAAATTAAATTTTTTAAGGACGCTCGATATCAAGACTAACCAAGATGAGCTTGATGAAATTATAGATAAGATTTCAGACAAATTATCTAAATATTTTAAGGTACATATAAGGGTTGCAAAACAGTTAGATCAAAAACTTTGTGCCGCCTTGCGTAAGTGGACGACAACTGTTCGCGACAAACAAGAGATAACACGAGAAGATTTATTTGAAGCGTTGTCGCTATATGGTGATAAAATACAAGGTGAACATGACTTAAAGACTTGTGAACCATTTTTTTCTTCAAGAATTGATTTTACGAATGAATTAGAGCGCAAGTTAGTTGATAGAGAAGCCCCGGTTATTTTTTTGTATGGTGATCCTGGTTCAGGAAAAACAAATATAGTAAGTCACTTGGCCAATAAAAGTGATTCTGTAATCACCTTAAGGTTTCATGCCTTCAAACCATTATCTGCAGATGATTTATATTTATCAGCTGATAAAGGAATAAGTGATCCAAGAGCTTTATGGGGCAATTTTTTAGTTGAACTTAGAAATTTATTCACCGGTAAACTCTCAAAGTACAATGTACCTGTTACGAACGAGCTTTTAGAAAGTATTGACGACTTAAGAAATGAAGTCTTAAGGCTTTCTCAAATTCTTGCAGATGAAACTGGTAATACCACTGTAATTGCTATTGATGGCATCGACCATGCTGCCCGTTCAGGCAATACGAATACATTTTTAACGACGCTGGTTCCGCCAAATGGAGTTCCTGAAAACGTAACCTTTTTGATATCTGGACAACCTATTATGCAATATGATGCCTACCCTGATTGGCTTTCAAATAAAGACACAGTTTTACATATAGAAGTGCCTCCAATTAATGAAAATGATATAAAACAACTCTTCCTAAACGTTAACCAAAACTTCCCACCAGAAGGAATAGATTTTGCAGTCAAAATCATTAATAAGGCTGTATCTGGCAATACGCTATCGGCGGTATTTGCAGTTTATGAAGTAGCACATTGCTCAAATTTAGATGAGTTAGAAACTAAACTTAATGAATCAGGAATATCCAGTGGCATACAATCTTATTATGAGTACATTTGGAAAGAAACTAAAACACAGTTACCAGGAGAAATTTTTTATATTGATACCCTATTAGCAGGAACACTTGCTCTTATAAATAAGAAGATAACTCCAATATTATTAACAGATATATTTAAAGATGAAAATATTCCTGAGTTAGCTTGGAAAGCAGTTTTAAATCGTCTTTACCCTATTGTTATAAGAGAAAATAATGAATATAGAGTATTTCATAACGATGTAAGGATATATCTCGATAATTATATTAAAAGAGATCCTGATAATTTTGTAACTATTTCTAGCCGTCTGGCAGACTATTTTCTAACCCGGGGTGACGATATTAAGTTGAAACATGAGATTGGGTTTCAACTTTTGCAGTACGCAAAAAGAGAAAGTGATTTCATTAAATTCTACGACGAAAATTATATTGTTGAGGCAATAAAATATAAAAGGCCTATGACTGAATTATTTGAACAGCTTAAAATTACGCTGTTATCGATGAGAGAATTGAGGGACTTTAAAACTGTACTTTCGTTAAGTTGTGCTGTAGATACTTTATTTCAATATCAAGCCTCACTTCAGTGGGAAGACAAGATACATGAGGACGATTCGGAGTTACCAGTCGCTTTACGAAATGAAAAGAAAGTATTAAATAGGAAGTTATTTAATACAAGTATCGTTACCAATGTGCTTTTGGAGGCTAAGACACTAATTCAATTTAAAGAAGTTGAAAGAGCTAAAAGTATGTTGTTTCGCTGGTTTGGTAACCTTACGCCAGATGAGCTAGTTCTGCTATTGAATAACAATAATACTGAAAAACCAGAAGATGGTGTGCCAATTCAGGCACAACGAAATAAGGATATTGAACAAATATTGAAGATGTGGGGTGAGATATCAAGAGTAACTGGTATTAATTTTGCTGGACTTGACAAAAGTGAAGCAACAGAGAATTCGGGGAAATACAGAGCTATATTTACAAGCGGATGGCTTAACGAAGGTAGAAAATACTTATCGGATGACCAAATTGAGTACACTCTTAAAAATATAGAGGTTTATTTTAAAGCAGACTTTGATGAATTTTTCATTGAATTGATTGAGAATGACAAGATTGAGGCCATTGAAAACATATTGGAAAAGCATCCAATTGAAAAAATGTCGTGCCATGTTCAGGTAAAGCTTTCTTCGTGGGCCATTTTACATAAAAAAGAAAAAATGGCGGAGAAATGTATTAGAAAAGTATTAGAGCAAAGATTCAAATTCTTAGTAATAGAAGAAAGTGAACGTTATAATGAAAAAATATTTGAGAGCTTCGCAAGAATAACTTTTATTTTAAGTTATTATGGACAGGCAGAGCATAAAACTGTTAATGAGGGGATTATATCGTTCCGTGAAGGTAAATTAACCTACAAAGATAGAGGATACTATTCTGCATTTAACTTATTAGAATCAAGCAGATTCTTTGGATTTTTGGTATCTACAATTTTTGATAATAAGGAAGGAATTATTGGTCAGGATGATTTTAGAGCATTTGTAGATCAAATATTTGATAGAAAGGAGCCAGTAGGCAACATCGAAATAGGTGGACCCGCTGCTCAGGAGTTTCTACTAAAGGGTATTATTTCTATTGACCATCTATTAACCAGTTCATTAAAAAAAGAGTTAGTAAATTTGATCATACGAAATGTTAGAGTCATTGAAACACTAAAAAACATTGATATCTGGTGGAATTATCTAAAAGTTAATAATCAAGAAGAGGCTTTGAAGGACGTTTTTAATCACTGGATGGGCGAACAAGGTTTAATATGGAATCAAGAATTATATGAATTGCATTGGATTTCTTCAATATTTATACCGAAGGCATTAGACATGGGGTGGACCGAAGAAGCAAATGTTATAAAGAGTATGCTTGAAACAAAATTGGTTGGATATGTTGGTCGAAAAGAATACTCTTTGTACACACCTTTAAAATGGTATAACGGCCTTGACGTTGCAAATAAACCATACTGGGAAACGATAGGCTTAAAACTTTTAAATATTTCTGATTATGCATCGAAAACCGGTGATAATAGAGCAGCGGTATATATTTATGCAGCGGTAGCAGCTTCTGCTGGACATTTTGGTGCAAAATCCCTTTGGGAATTTGCTCTTTCGAATCAGTATTGGGATAGGGGTTGGGTACAAACGGTTTTTGATGGAATAATAGCTAGCCTTGAGCATGATAACTTCTCAGAAGAGGAACTCCTGTCTTTATGGTCAATTGCAACTGATGTATTTTACGTTTCTAAGAGCCCTAAGCCTTATGATTCCGAGAATGAAATAAGATGTGCGTATATTTCTGATGTAAGGAGGACAATCGAATTAGCTGCTAGTAGACTAGGTTATGTAGATATTGGGGAGAAAATGAAAGAAATAGCAGAACTAGAGTATTCACAAGAAAGAAGTGATATATCTTATACTGCACTTATTATTCCAGAGAGATGGTATAGTAAGTCTGATGTAAATACTACCGCAGCAAAATTTATCGATGAAGTAGGAGAAAAAACGTGTAGTGAAGCTCTTGAATTACTAAAATGGAAGTGCGTTAATGAAAAGAACACATTTAGATGGGATTTCGCAATTGGATTAATTAAAAAGGTAGAACTGACATCTACGGAAAATATACTTGATTATGTTCAAGAGATAATTGATCTTTTAGTTCATGAAAGAAAAGCTCCTGACTGGGAATATGATGGTGCTGATAGACTTTTCGAAATTATATTTCCTTATTTAACGCAAGACCAGACTAAAGCTTTACTGAATGATATTATTGATCATTATTTTGAAAATAACATATATAGTGAGGACTCAAAATTGTATGCTTTACATAATGATTTGAATCATTTCTCTTTTAATTTTTACAGTAAATTATCACAGGAAGAGAAAGTTGAAGGCTTAAATAGAATATTAGAGATGCACTCAAACTGGATCACAGGATACGGCAATATTAAATTCCCAATAACGTATATTAAAATGAATGAGGAAAGTGAAAATTTTACGTGGAAAGATTTTTGTATAAAATTTATTGCTAGGATTAATGAACAACTATAA